A DNA window from Clostridia bacterium contains the following coding sequences:
- the scfB gene encoding thioether cross-link-forming SCIFF peptide maturase: protein MLHKYEQNSLKIVIDVNSGTVHVVDQLTWDILDHYTDSVEDIIEKLNDKYSETSIREAWGEIGQLEKQGLLHSEDTYMDKVQNEKRETHTKALCLNIAHDCNIRCGYCFASTGDYHGGRKLMPFTVASKAIDFLLSTSGARKRLEVDFFGGEPLMNFDVVKETVLYAREREKEYGKRIGFTITTNGTLLDKDIEEFINGNMDNIVLSIDGRKRVNDRMRKFVDGSGTYESIMPKMKSFVASRGDKSYYIRGTFTANNLDFCSDVLHLADEGFKEISIEPVVAEKEKGYALREEHLPVIYQEYDKLASKYIEYNESGKGFRYYHFLMDLDGGPCIYKRVSSCGSGVEYFAVTPDGELYPCHQFVGRQEYLMGDVWKGVTNGELQKEFSENTVYHKEKCRECWARFYCSGGCQANAAAFNNDLKSPYDLECKLQKKRIECAIMIKAYESLKG, encoded by the coding sequence ATGCTGCATAAATACGAACAAAACAGTTTGAAAATTGTTATAGACGTCAACAGCGGCACTGTACATGTGGTTGACCAGCTCACTTGGGACATATTAGACCACTACACAGACAGTGTTGAGGATATAATTGAAAAACTTAATGATAAGTATTCTGAGACAAGTATCAGGGAAGCATGGGGTGAAATAGGCCAGCTTGAAAAGCAGGGACTGCTGCATTCTGAAGATACATATATGGATAAGGTACAAAACGAGAAAAGGGAAACGCATACTAAAGCCTTATGCCTGAATATAGCCCATGACTGCAATATAAGATGCGGCTACTGTTTTGCATCAACCGGAGACTATCACGGGGGGCGCAAACTGATGCCTTTCACAGTGGCTTCCAAGGCTATTGACTTCCTTCTGAGCACTTCTGGAGCAAGGAAGCGCTTGGAGGTTGATTTCTTCGGCGGAGAGCCGCTTATGAACTTTGACGTGGTAAAGGAAACGGTGCTTTATGCAAGGGAGCGGGAGAAGGAGTATGGCAAGAGGATCGGTTTCACCATCACTACTAACGGAACGCTCTTGGACAAGGATATAGAAGAATTTATAAATGGAAACATGGATAATATAGTGTTGAGCATAGATGGAAGAAAACGAGTAAATGACCGCATGAGAAAGTTCGTTGACGGTTCCGGCACATATGAGAGCATTATGCCAAAAATGAAAAGCTTTGTAGCATCAAGAGGCGATAAGAGCTATTACATAAGGGGAACCTTTACAGCGAACAATCTGGATTTTTGCAGCGATGTACTGCATCTTGCCGATGAAGGCTTTAAGGAGATTTCCATTGAGCCTGTGGTTGCGGAAAAAGAAAAAGGCTATGCTCTTCGCGAGGAGCATCTGCCGGTTATATATCAAGAATACGATAAGCTTGCCAGTAAGTACATTGAGTACAACGAGAGTGGAAAGGGCTTCAGATATTATCATTTCCTTATGGATTTGGATGGAGGTCCTTGCATCTACAAGAGAGTATCCTCCTGCGGGTCTGGAGTTGAATATTTTGCTGTCACTCCGGATGGAGAGCTCTATCCCTGCCATCAGTTTGTGGGAAGGCAGGAATACCTCATGGGAGATGTCTGGAAGGGCGTAACCAATGGGGAACTTCAAAAAGAGTTCTCTGAAAATACTGTTTATCATAAGGAGAAATGCCGGGAATGCTGGGCGAGATTTTACTGCAGCGGAGGTTGTCAGGCAAATGCGGCGGCTTTCAATAATGACCTCAAGAGCCCATATGACCTTGAATGCAAGCTGCAGAAAAAGAGAATCGAGTGTGCAATAATGATAAAGGCGTATGAATCCCTGAAGGGATAA
- the lgt gene encoding prolipoprotein diacylglyceryl transferase — MNPVAFEIFGISVRWYGILLSAGILAGLLLAYNEAKRLGYDPEYIIDMALWCIPVAVIGARLYYVIFEWDYYRGDIMKIINIREGGLAIHGALIAAVLSGYVFTRIRKISFWETADIAAPGIIIGQAIGRWGNFVNAEAHGGPTNLPWGIMVEGVRVHPTFLYESLWNIGVFIILIMYRRKKKVDGEVFLLYGILYSIGRFWIEGLRTDSLMFMGMRTAQIISLIIIAAFAALMVYRRKKHKKII, encoded by the coding sequence ATGAATCCTGTGGCTTTTGAAATATTCGGGATATCAGTAAGGTGGTATGGTATACTGCTTTCAGCAGGAATACTGGCAGGATTACTGCTGGCATACAATGAAGCTAAGAGATTGGGGTATGACCCCGAGTATATAATCGATATGGCATTATGGTGCATTCCGGTGGCTGTAATAGGTGCAAGACTATACTATGTCATTTTTGAGTGGGATTATTACAGAGGCGACATAATGAAAATCATAAATATCCGTGAGGGGGGCTTGGCAATCCATGGAGCCCTTATAGCAGCTGTGCTGAGTGGATATGTTTTTACAAGGATAAGGAAAATCTCCTTCTGGGAAACTGCGGATATAGCAGCCCCTGGTATAATTATCGGTCAGGCCATAGGGCGGTGGGGAAACTTTGTAAACGCAGAAGCCCATGGTGGACCAACAAATCTGCCCTGGGGAATAATGGTGGAAGGTGTAAGGGTACATCCTACATTCCTGTATGAATCATTATGGAATATCGGCGTTTTTATTATCCTTATCATGTACAGAAGAAAAAAGAAGGTGGATGGAGAGGTGTTCCTGCTGTACGGGATACTCTATTCAATCGGGAGATTTTGGATTGAGGGCTTGCGAACAGACAGCCTTATGTTTATGGGTATGAGGACAGCTCAGATCATTAGTCTGATAATAATAGCAGCTTTTGCTGCTTTGATGGTTTACCGTAGGAAAAAGCATAAAAAAATTATATAA
- the mraZ gene encoding division/cell wall cluster transcriptional repressor MraZ produces the protein MFIGEYQHTLDPKNRVIMPSKFREKLGDSFVMTKGLDNCLFIYSSEEWSIVENKLKSLPMTNKDARAFVRFFFAGACECELDKQGRIVMPNHLKDYANIDKELVIIGVSTRIEIWSKEEWNKFNSDANISYEDVAEKMSQLGI, from the coding sequence ATGTTCATAGGTGAATACCAGCATACCCTGGACCCTAAAAACAGGGTTATAATGCCTTCGAAGTTCAGGGAAAAGCTTGGAGACAGCTTCGTTATGACCAAGGGCCTGGATAACTGCCTATTCATATACTCATCAGAAGAATGGAGCATTGTGGAGAACAAGCTCAAGAGCTTGCCTATGACAAATAAAGATGCAAGAGCCTTCGTGAGGTTTTTTTTCGCGGGAGCCTGCGAGTGCGAGCTGGACAAGCAGGGCAGGATAGTGATGCCCAACCATCTTAAGGACTATGCCAATATTGACAAAGAGCTTGTCATAATAGGTGTTTCAACACGAATAGAAATATGGAGCAAGGAAGAATGGAATAAATTCAATAGCGATGCAAATATTAGTTATGAAGATGTGGCTGAAAAAATGTCACAGCTTGGGATATAG
- a CDS encoding ATP-dependent Clp protease proteolytic subunit → MTNKKRLSLLKSIEKMRNSRLISYISYTPMDDYVLVPLYKQLCSIGKTERIDLFLNSYGGAVDTPYKIVNLIREFCDNFSVIIPFVAKSAATMVAIGADEIVMGPISELGPIDPLVKHPMYTDLWVPVQSIRLCIDFMEEKLAQSKDSKITASVLYPISNKLDPWILGDYEKSIKASYQYAEALLENNMFKQSKERAKSVTKMMTEKYFSHGYCINRKEASNDLGLNIVYADGDMWDLIWALYLAYDDYMQGKNYSSVMETVSGVLDLANSD, encoded by the coding sequence ATAACAAATAAAAAGAGGTTGAGCTTGCTTAAAAGCATTGAGAAGATGCGCAATTCCAGATTGATTTCGTATATATCCTACACCCCAATGGATGATTATGTGTTGGTTCCTTTGTATAAACAGCTTTGCAGTATTGGAAAAACGGAAAGGATTGACCTTTTTTTAAATAGTTATGGTGGTGCTGTAGATACCCCTTACAAAATAGTGAATTTGATCAGGGAATTTTGCGATAACTTCAGTGTTATAATACCTTTTGTCGCGAAAAGTGCCGCAACCATGGTGGCTATTGGTGCAGATGAGATAGTGATGGGGCCGATTTCGGAATTGGGACCCATCGATCCCCTTGTGAAGCACCCGATGTATACCGATTTGTGGGTTCCCGTCCAGTCGATAAGATTGTGCATAGATTTTATGGAGGAGAAGCTTGCGCAAAGCAAGGATTCAAAGATTACAGCATCAGTCTTGTACCCAATATCCAACAAGCTTGACCCATGGATTCTAGGAGATTATGAAAAATCAATTAAGGCATCCTATCAGTATGCTGAGGCTTTGCTTGAAAATAATATGTTCAAGCAAAGCAAGGAAAGGGCGAAATCGGTAACTAAGATGATGACTGAGAAATACTTCTCCCACGGTTACTGTATTAACAGGAAGGAAGCTTCTAATGACTTGGGGCTCAATATAGTTTATGCCGATGGGGATATGTGGGATTTGATCTGGGCTTTGTACCTGGCCTATGATGATTATATGCAGGGTAAGAATTATTCGTCGGTAATGGAAACGGTCAGTGGAGTGCTGGATCTAGCCAATTCAGACTAA
- the deoC gene encoding deoxyribose-phosphate aldolase: MNKLELARYIDHTILKPDAKEGDVIKLCREALEYKFASVCINASNVKLADSFLHGTEVKVCTVVGFPLGATTKETKAFEAAQAIDNGATEVDMVINIGALKSGKMDEVEADIKAVADACKGKALLKVIIEACLLSDEEKVTACELSKKAGADYVKTSTGFSASGATVEDIVLMRRTVGPEMGVKAAGGIRNLETSLKMIEAGATRIGASASISILNEL, encoded by the coding sequence ATGAACAAGTTGGAACTGGCCCGTTATATAGACCACACAATTTTAAAGCCTGATGCTAAGGAAGGGGATGTAATAAAGCTCTGCAGGGAAGCCTTGGAGTACAAATTTGCATCTGTATGCATAAATGCTTCTAATGTGAAGCTTGCAGACTCCTTTCTCCATGGAACAGAAGTAAAGGTCTGCACAGTCGTAGGTTTCCCTCTGGGAGCCACTACTAAGGAGACCAAAGCATTTGAAGCAGCCCAGGCTATTGATAATGGGGCAACTGAAGTGGACATGGTCATTAATATTGGAGCTCTAAAGTCTGGAAAGATGGATGAAGTGGAAGCGGATATCAAGGCAGTAGCTGATGCCTGCAAGGGAAAGGCATTGCTCAAGGTTATTATCGAGGCCTGCCTTCTCTCAGATGAGGAGAAGGTAACCGCATGTGAGCTTTCCAAGAAGGCTGGAGCTGATTATGTAAAGACCTCCACTGGTTTTTCTGCAAGCGGTGCGACAGTTGAAGACATAGTCTTGATGAGAAGGACAGTTGGTCCCGAAATGGGCGTTAAAGCTGCAGGCGGAATAAGAAACCTTGAGACCTCATTAAAGATGATAGAGGCGGGTGCGACAAGAATAGGTGCAAGTGCTTCGATAAGTATATTGAATGAGCTTTAA
- a CDS encoding phosphate propanoyltransferase, producing MEKLVPVSLSNRHIHVSKEHLEILFGKGHELTKMKDLSQPGQFACDEKVDVVGPKSTLKGVRILGPVRPETQLEISMFDARTMGVEAMVRPSGKIQGTPGCTIIGPKGQVELKEGVIVAARHIHFHTSDGEKFGLKDRDIVKVRVGDERAVVFDNVMCRVHPDFALDMHIDIEEGNAAGIQNGTMGEIIR from the coding sequence ATGGAGAAATTAGTACCAGTAAGCTTATCAAACAGACATATCCACGTTTCAAAGGAGCACTTAGAAATACTTTTCGGTAAAGGGCACGAACTTACTAAAATGAAGGATCTTTCACAGCCTGGGCAGTTTGCTTGTGATGAGAAGGTTGATGTAGTTGGTCCCAAATCAACTCTAAAAGGGGTAAGAATACTTGGGCCTGTAAGACCGGAGACTCAATTGGAGATTTCTATGTTTGATGCAAGGACTATGGGAGTTGAGGCTATGGTAAGACCCTCAGGAAAAATACAGGGCACACCAGGTTGTACAATTATTGGACCCAAGGGGCAGGTTGAATTAAAAGAAGGTGTTATAGTAGCAGCAAGACACATTCATTTTCATACAAGCGATGGAGAAAAGTTTGGTCTTAAAGACAGGGATATAGTAAAGGTAAGAGTTGGGGATGAAAGGGCAGTTGTATTTGACAATGTTATGTGCAGAGTTCACCCTGATTTTGCTTTAGATATGCATATTGACATAGAAGAGGGAAATGCAGCCGGAATACAAAATGGCACTATGGGAGAAATTATCCGATAA